The bacterium genome contains the following window.
AATTACAACCTCTGGTAATCTTACATATACAATCGATGTAGCAAACGCAAAAATTACACTAGGGCAGGCCATCAGTGATATATCAAAACTAACTATTGGAGATATGGTTGTTGTTCAGGGTACAATAAACGGATCATCTGTTACAGCTTCAACAATAATGGATAGAGGAAATTCTAATGGGCCATCCGGAACAGCAACAGGCTCTGCAAACACAAATCCTACTAATGGTGTAAAGGGATTTTTTGGTGGAGTAGGACAATTCTTCATGCACATGTTTGGATTCTAATCTAAATTTTTATCGATTAAATAAAAAAGGACCGCATTCTGCGGTCCTTTTTTTAATTCTTATTCCTATTTACCCACCAAGCATCATCCTTATCACCAAACCACCAATGATCAGATTCTATATTTAATATTTTCTCTGCCAAGTCTTTTGCTTCATCCGTCTTTAGTCTACTTATTGTAGATTTAACCCAAGTCCTTGCTCTCTCATTACCAATATCAATTTGCTCTTTTAGTGAAATTAAAAATTCTAGATTATCTGCATCTTTTGCAAGCTGTGATTCATATGTAGTTCTTTCATGATATTCATGCAACAACTCCCCTATTTTATTTCCAAACGGCAATGAATCAACCAAATCTTTTTCAGCCTTCTCCTCTAGTCTTTCTGTATATTTTTGATGAACATAATTTAAATCAGAAATTCTAGATTCTGTTATGTCGTGGAATTGACACATTTGAACGATTCTTCCAACATCAACTTTTCCATTTATGTGACCTAGGCAAAATCCAATATAAACAACTCTGTTAATATGTTCAGCAACACTTTGTTGTCCGCTGCCCAAAAACGCAGACCAACTACGAGGTGTTTTTGCTAAGATTCCAACTTCATATAAGAAGTCTACTACGGGGTCCACTGAATTCTCTGGAATGTTAGT
Protein-coding sequences here:
- a CDS encoding HD domain-containing protein, yielding MKNIITNIPENSVDPVVDFLYEVGILAKTPRSWSAFLGSGQQSVAEHINRVVYIGFCLGHINGKVDVGRIVQMCQFHDITESRISDLNYVHQKYTERLEEKAEKDLVDSLPFGNKIGELLHEYHERTTYESQLAKDADNLEFLISLKEQIDIGNERARTWVKSTISRLKTDEAKDLAEKILNIESDHWWFGDKDDAWWVNRNKN